The Tenebrio molitor chromosome 7, icTenMoli1.1, whole genome shotgun sequence region GTATTAGGATTACATAAAACGAAGAGGTTTTTTGGTTTCTGAGCGCCGAGCACTATTTTTTAGCgaaaaacataataataattccaAGAATGAAACACATCTTTACGTAGGATCACAGAAAAATGAGAAGGTTGGTCTCTTGTTaattgtttttggaaaatgtaaacattCGAGAAATCGAAAGAAGGTTTCTATTAGGATAACATGAAGAAGAACAAGTCTTCAGCTTTTTaatgtttgttattttaatttgcactGGACAAATAcatgaaatacaaaaataaataataggaGATTATGTTATTACTGTtattaggagcaaaaatgagGATTTATGAGTATGTGCTGAGGCTAAGCCCAAGCTCATAAAGAATAACATaaggaatttttatttcgataAAAACTGTGTAATGTACTCTGGACTTGAAATTCTTAAAACGGCAAGTGTCAATAGAAAAACTTCCGAAATACTtaacttttttgaattttaaatgattacaTACAAAACAGAAACTTTACATATCTGATTAGGTGACGtaatacttttattttatttataaagtgacaagttaattttgtaattttttttttgttgaattataaAAGTAATCGAAATCGAACGGTAATCAATTACATCATTATACACCACTGCTTGCAAACCATATAATATAACgtttccgtttaaaaaaaataattcttttaagCTTTGGCTCCAGTTTAATCAGTTTGTCCCCGATAGTGGTTGGTCACacatgaattttaaaaaaatgaaacattccGTTCGTATCAGTACCAACTTCACTATTTtgattacatatttacatctatataattaacaaataattaaCCATTAACATCGTTATTGCTCTTTTTCGAACGCCCCATTTTCAAGTTTCTTGAGATACTCTTTGCGACAATCCATATTATCTACGGGACGCTTGTGAGCTGTATATTGAGGATCTTTCAGGAAAATGCGCTTCACTCTGCAAACATTCTAAAACAAAATCGGTCATTTATTGATATCGAATTAACTTTTGTTACCGTATGATCCAACATAAAACGATGGTAGCAACCGCTGGGCACGACTATCAGGTCTCCACCAAGAACTTCAATTCTTATCCACTCATCGTTATTATCCCTTATATCGTAATAACCACATCCCTCAAGAATGAAGCGAATTTCTTCGTTCTCGTGCAGGTGCTCCGCGTACATTTGTTGCAGATCACCTTCTCCTGGAGTTTCAACTTCATCCTCGTACTGGTAACCTCgttcttcttttattttttccaaagatCCGTCGGTCTGGTAGGTGTCAACGTTCAGCTACACAACGCCTcacaattgtaaaaaaattcacataatatctTACGACAATACCGAATAATGCTCAACTCCGGTCAGTTTGTACAAATCTTCTAAAGTGATGAATTTCGGAGGCAGTCTCTGATGTTCATCCCTTGGATTTTCCAATCCGTCGCCCTCTATATACCACGCACGTACCATCGTGACGATGTATCAGCACAAAACTGTGTAAAAATGTTAGTCTTGTTTTATTGGCGATAAATTTATCTTGTTACTCAAGGATGTTTATCTACCCGGATCGTTTGTTTGACTTAACGCTAGTTTAATGGATCTAATGAAGCATAATTAAGTGAAAATCGTCAAAACCAGTACGACCTTGACGATGGTGTTGGAAATAAAATCTGGATGAATGATTCGATTTTCGTTATATTTATGTATAATGCAATGTACATAAATTAACACTATTATTAGATCAAATACGAATAATGACAATCATTCCCGGAGCGTAAGCACAACTCCGTGTAGTTAATAACAATATAATAAGCACAATAGTTATATttagatttaaaataaataacaggtaaaaatatattacaaaTGTTGTATAAAAGATactaaatgtaataaaaacttaaaaatatatatatattatataTATCGTCTGTATAATATATACAGAGTAGTACAAACTAATGACTGCATTGATTTCAATGGGGGTAGTATCTATTGGAATAACGGAAATAACTGTCACTCAGAATCGGATTCGCTAATCAAGATGTGAAATAGCTGAGTACAAGTCGGATACAAACCATCCACATCCAGAAGCTTTACGAGGACACCGGTAGTTTTTGTACTAGCTAATCAGCAAATTAACAGTGTCTACAAGCTCAACAGATGGCAGCACCGAGTGCAGGCACGCATGGGATAATACTGACTGTCGCTGCCACATTCAACAATATACTCGCTGGTAATCCAACAGATAAACAACAACTTCAATGTACAATTAATAATACTATAAGTTATTTACGATACAGGTTAGTTCATTAAAGCTCTTATGTCATTTCATACACAAGTCAGATTTTTACTTAGGTTTTCTCTTTGTACAAATGATTTCTGCAGCGAATATCGACGAGAAGGGAGGTAGCACGGGCTGCGTATGACTGCGAGCAGCGGAACACTACATGGTCAGTTTAACGGAGTTCGGGGCCATATCAAGACCGGACTAGATCGTCTGCTCGTCGCTCTGTCGCCACGCGGATGAGACTGCTGAATTCTACTTCTAAGGTTTGTCTTGCCTGAAATACGCCAAAAACAAGTGTCAAAATCATACTTCGACggcaacaacaaaaatataagaacagcaacgaaaacaaaaaaaagaccCACttgtgtattttgggttggaATTTGCAACGTGAGAGCCATACTGTTCGCGTCAAAACTCTCATCCAATGCAATTAAAGCACCATGGACTCCTGATTCTAATAAATTATTCCCATATTCCTGCAAAAATCGACCGTcacaaaacaacaattttctttaaataacgATTTAAATAACCTTTAAGCCAATACTAGAAACCCATCTGATTATGCGTTCATTGCTCCAGACTATAACGTCCTGCAAAGTATTTTCGGAATTTTTTCTCCTCTCCTCTAATAAATTACGGTCATAATTTAATCTCTTTAAACATGATATGCCAAACTGAAGACTagttctgaaaaaaaaaattgttattgtcTGTTTGTGTTTTCGGCCATCTTAGATAGGTACCTGTGAAAGCTATCCACCATTTTCAACTGCCCCCTCAAGTCCTTCTTCGTGAGATGATCGAGCATCCTCGCGTCGACCAAGCACTCCATGAAAGTAGTACGATATTGGGGAAGCCCTAAAGCAGGCAGCCACGAATTCCCTATCCACTCGTGATTCATGTCGCCGAAAGCCAACGTCGTCCTCGAGGTTTTCGGTGCCGAGGGCGACGTCAGCGATACCATTTCTTGAATGGCCAGTCTTAATTTCAAACGATGAAGTGGATTGCTTATGCCGATTTCTCTTTGTATTTCTGTATCACTGAGGGCGCTCATAATCGCCCCCGATTTGACGTTGGCTCGACACGCTGCCACGTACCAGGCCGGCATTCCCACCCACAATTCTAACCAGGCGACGATCGTAGGCCCGTTCCACAAGGCAAATGGCGTTCCGGCCTTCATTGCTTCGGCGAGGAGTTCGTGTCTGTAATCACGCTCCCTTACAGAGAAGATTGCACAGATTAATACACGCACCTCTAGAAATCTCTTGGAAAAAATCTAACATGCACATATTCTAATTACGGAATATTTTATATTGCAGTTTTTCGTTTACGGTATTTTTCATGAGGTGGTGTTTACTTCGATTGTTTTAATCGACGGCGTTGCTCTTGtgatttaaatgaattttagTTAAGCAGTGACAGACTGATTGACAATTAACAAAGCGAAAAGCTCGTAAAATGACCGTAATGAAACCTCCCAGCTTTGCAAAGTGCTAGTTGATACTGCAATATAGCATATTAGGCAATGTGATACTACTGTGAAACAGAGACAATGGCGTATGTGTTGAGGGTGACTGGACATATGTACAGTGCGTGAAGAATCCCACCCCAAGTAGCTAATGTAAATGATCAATACATATTTCTTTGTAAACGTAAAAGAAACATAAGATATTATACGTTTCGTAATCAACTTTACATGTTTTTGGAAAGCATTTCTAAAAAGTATATACAGTtgtggaattaaaatttcgggcaatattgtcaatgtcatgatataaactctaaaacaacctttacgttaataaacttattttttactcttgtcatgtttttgtctttttggttatcaaaaattttcatttgtggCTTAATAACGGGTAGGTaacatatcaaagcgatgatttaattacactcagtgCAACTAACTGAAATCTCAAAATTCAATATTGATTGGGTGATtgacacagaaaagtttaatttttgaatgtcagtcatgatgacagtagaaggtgctttacagagattttgttgaagtgacagaaaaatagtgcccaaaattttaattgcgcAACTGTACATAGTTTGTTTTGAgatgattttttaaagtgGCGGAAATTGCTCGATGTactatctttttttttcttgcgtaaagggaagaagaaaaaagaaatcgtggcaacaacttttcttatGAAAAATGTCCGAAACTATCCAAACTTTTTCAAACTTTAAGATTTTTTCAACATCAATTGcgtttgcaattttaatccATCACAAGTTTCTCGTACTTAATGCCCAGAGACACGAGCTATTTTCTAGTTTTTGAATCGATGTGTATAAAAAGAGTAAGTAcctgtttttatttaactttttcatttgactgtgatttttgaaaatggcaCTTGAAAATAGTGTTCTTaacaaaattgtcaaaactacGAATATGCTGTTCACATAATTATCAAAGATCCACCAGCACCTTTACGTTGTTGAATTGTGATCTCggggaaaattaaaaattaggttaaattattttattcatctAAATATCGTATTAacacaatttctttttcacagcgcattaaatttaaattttttccaacggaTATGAgtgaatttgtcaaaattaaactGTCATTTCAGTTGTGCCAACTTATATCGTCTTCAGTTATCATGTACGATTTCAGggatattttattgtttaatcaACATAAATCAACAGGTAATGGATCTTCGATATGTGAATAGGCCGTATTTAAGTTAAAACTTTAAGGTACAATTAATAGTTAACCCctttaaagattttaacaCTATATTCTGTACATCTCGGGTGTAACTGAAATATGTAGCACAAATTTATTGGTGCTGAAAAAGTAAGATTCatcacttaaaaaaaacacaaagcaCTTTAAACAAAATGCGGAAAGTTGTTCTAGTTAATGGTTTCCGGGTGACGCCGCAGTCGTCGATGTGTACGAGTAAGTTCTGACGTTTCGTTAGTTATGCTGCCAACTTCTCCACGGCTAGCATCGACGACAACGGCAAACCCAGAAACTTCATGGATAGCTGTCGCGAAAACTTGCATCCTCTCATCGAGGAAAGTCGTGTTTCAGTTACATCCTTCTGGAtcgaaaatatttcttttgaaTAGGTTAAAATTTCGCAAATTCTGTCGTTAAAGTGGTGGCGAGTGTGAAACGTGAAAAACGTTAGCGTTATGAAATGAGAGCCCATGTTAAAATGATCATACACCCACTTCTTCTTCTGTCTGCGGTCGAAGTCTCCCTTCTGCCCCAGCTTGCCTGACACGCTCATCGAATCGCTGAGGTCCCCGTCAGGCATCCCGATGCTGGTCTGGCTCAGATTCAACGTGCTCTCGCTGCCGACTTCTTTACCTTTCACCTATCACACAAAAGAGTGTAAGCAACCCTAAACCTCCGTCACCACTTCCTCACCTTCTCTTTCTTGCTGAAGAAGCGACCCAACGACGATTTGATGCCTTTCTTCTTCTGGGCTGCCGCCGCCGCTGCCACTGCTGCTGCCGATACATCTCTGGGCACGCCGGAGATCGTGTTCTTGTGCAGGCTCTCCTGACTGCTGTGACGAGAGGAGAGAGGTGATGGAGGTGTGTGCGTCTGGCCTTGCCTAAACACACTGCATTCTACTGTCTAAACTATGACTAATAGAGCATGCATCTCCAAGCAGACATGCCGTATGTGTAGGCAATTTTTGAGCTAATGTGTCGGAGAAAATAGATTCGCGATCGTTTAAAAATGACCCAACGTTGAAAGTGGACATGCATTTTACTGACGCGAACGGTTCCAAGGACAGAATCTACATTACTTAACTCTTTAATATTTTGAATACATTTATGGTGGCTACGGTGCAGCTAGTTATTCGttgcagaaaaaaattgtccGTCATTTTagcgagaaaaaaaaatttatatcgTTTTGACATGTTAAACAGACGAAATAAATTACGACAATAACTTTTTCTCGCGGTGAAACAATGGTGACCTTTAACACGGCATTAAAATAACTAATGACTGAAATGTCAACTTCTTTGGATTTCCtctttaacttttttattccTAATTGTACACTAAATCGTTCTGCTTGATCACGAGCACTTTGATCCAACCATAAGCGACTAATTCGTTtccttttgaaaaaaattaaaataaaaccagtgcaaaacaaaaaaagcgAAATTCGGTGACTAGCCAACATTAATAACCTGTATGTAACTCCTGGTGGTAAACTGCTTCCGCCGGTTCGTCTGCGCGCAAAATTCAAAACGTGTTTAGTGTGGAATTAAAGAAAATCGCACCGAGTTCGTAGCGTATTCGAAGAAAAACAAACCTTCTAAGTTCTTCTTGGCTGTGTGCGAGAGCCTGTGCCACCCTTTCGAGCCTCAGAGACCTGGCAGTCAACGGCGACGCTCCACCCCCGCTGCTGCTGTCGCCCATGTGCATCTCCTCCCTCGACATTTCCGACGACAACGGTGCCAATTGAAGCTGTACGAAAAACATCATCGTCACGGAGGTGATCACGACCGATCCAGGTCAATTAATACAATACACATGCTGCTAGTGAGTAGAGATTAATGTGCGTGTGATGTCTGTTAAAGCCAACAAAATAAGTTCCGTACAATGGTAAATCGATAAATCTGATGAACGTTTACCATTATAGAGTACCGACGGACATGTTAAATAACAAACCTGACTGGAAGGCAACGATTCAGAGAGGGCGCCAGGGCTCAAGGTCGAATGATATTGTTGCAAATGCGCCGGTGACATAGATGCAGGTGCCTACAACATCACATGTTCACACACCTAAATTCTATCCTGTTATCCGTTCGAGAGTTGGCTTTATGGCGACGTGAAAGTGCGATGAGTGGATGGGTTGATGCCAGTTCTGGCTCAAAAAAATCTCAATTTTTGGccacaattttacaaaatttaactaCTATATTTTCGAcccatttcaaaaaatattacattttagccatattttaacaaatattgCTTGTTTTCGACCTCTTTTTTCGGAATTATCCACTTTAGAGTTTGAAAACCTTTTTGATATAAATGTACAAGACCGATTAGCTGTTACGAACAAATCTTTTTCTGATTCTGGTGTCTCTGGGCTAAGTAATAATCCAATTCGTgataaaatatgcattttgcGGGCCCTTTAAGCGTACATTCTAATGAGTCTCCATCGAATAATTCTTTTCCAAAATACACTCTGTAGATGAAGttccacaaaattttaaaaaatcctcATTCATTTTAGCTTCCCATAAAAAGGGTAAATACATTTCCATCTTTATAAATTCTTTCAATAGACAGACTACCAATATCATGTCCCCGAGTTTTATCATAAAAtcattataccgggtgttatggaaaTCCACGTAATGAATTCAACCAGTAACAggactcgttaaaataaacatttttttaaatcattttttccgcaaattcttcaaaacacagttataattttaatgaaaaacagtAGAAACTGTTAGTATTTATTAGAATGGCGGTcgttcttttttcaaaaaaaaaaaaacactataaACCGTGTTATcccacaaaaacattttcactcactctttcgtttcaattgatgattatctCATGAGAGGAGTGTCAAATTAGCGATTAGGAAAATGTATAAAAGAttatcgataaaaaaaaatcaatatgtttattttaaagagttctattggtgattaaatttattacgtggacttccataacgcTTAACTTAAATGTGTATATTTCTTAGGGTACCGGAAACCTTCATTATGGTTAAATTTAATCCCGTCTTTTATGAGGTaatcaaatataattttaatttcattaccATCTGacccaaatttatttaactgaACCTTTTAAAGCGAAAGAGTCggaaaatttgaacaaaacaGGCAAATGttttgcacattttttttttgtaccaaATTTGAATAGTTGTAATAAACCTTGATGAATTATGAAGATTTGTTATGACTTTCAcgtaaaatcaattaaaattcaggtaattacaaaatatgtagTATTAAAATCACGCCTTTTTTAATCTTAGTTTcgtataaaatcaataatcaaatttgattttaaaatgtgttaaaatatGGCTACATTTtgagattttaaaaaaatcctgcAGGATTTATACTCGAGCCAAAACTGGTATAAACACATCTACTGCGATGAGTATGTAAGGCATGCACCAGAAGAGAAGGAACCACCACCGCAGCCCACAGCGAGTAAAAAAAGTTGGAAGAAGGCAACACCTCAACCCAACagacatttttgttatttatttttgtctcCGATTTACACAAAGTGTATTTCGGTTTCGCGTCAATAAACAAGAAGCAGTCTGGAGTTGAAAACcacttttttcgttttcgtcTTGAAACTGACAAAGAAAGCCTTTTAGTAGCTTGTTCTGATTACAGTTTAAATGCGTTTGTTCGCGTAAAATTAACGGTTGAATGCCTTGTTAATCTCTGGAGATTCATAAATAGCCGCGGTTTGTTTTTAGTAGCAATGTGCAGAGTGCGTTTGAAGTGAAGCTTTTCCAACAATTTCCCGTCAAACAATTTAGTGCACGAGCCCATGAAACAGTAAGATTTGCCGTTCTAGTAAAAAAAGTGCAAGAGTTCTCACACTGGTCGTGAGGGAGGTGTCTTACGCGTGCTGATAAATGTTATGCGTTGCGCGGTGAGTCCTTCCAGAAAGCcgtaaaagtgaaaaaccccAACTCACCGTGTGATACTTATGCATATAATCCCTCTGAGGAGAGTGATGCGATTTGGGAGTAGATCTACCGCTTACAGGTGGACTCTGACGTTCCAAACTCCTCCCTCTCGCCAGGAGGTTCATGTGCTCCATGCTCCCCACTCTCGACTCCAATTCCTCCGCTCTCGCTTCGGTGTTCTGCTTCTCCTCCTGTATGAGCCGGATTTCGTTGTTGATGGCGTCCAGTTGTTCCTGCAGCATCATTGCGAGGGTCTGCGCGTCGGTGTGTCCCGACGGCGAGAGCATGTCGGCCGTGCTGAAGATGCTGTCGTTGTCGTCACCCTCGGCGTCGCTCGACACGTCGAAGGCCTGCTGGACGTTGGCTAGGACGTGCGCTTGCTGCAATTTCTCCCATTCGTGTTCAGCCATCGAGCGCGAACCGAACGGCATTTTATTGGGGTCCTCTTCGATGGGCGTTCTGCTTTTGTTCGGCCTTCGGGGCAAGGAATGCGTGTCGAAGCTGGAATGACTAGCGCTACGCGAAAAACTGTTCGGATCGACGGCGTTAGGCGACAGCGACCGCGTCAGCGCGTCCGTCTGTTGGATGTTGTACGCGATCTCCTGCTGTAACATTTGTCTTTTGACGTTGTCGATTTCGAGACGCGACTTAGACAGTTCTTTCATGATTTCCGACTTTTGCGTTTCGAGGTCTTCCATCATTTTGCGGGTTTTTTCGAGCTCTTGGGTCAGGTTGTTCTTCTCTTGGAGGGCGTGCATTCGTTCCTTCAGGTGGTCCTGAAGACGGTCGTTCGATTCAGACAGAAGTTTGTCCACGGTCGCTGAAAGGCGGGAGTTGTGGTCTTCGTTCATTTTTAGTCTTTGGTTAAGGCGCATCAGTTCAGCGTTCTTCTCGTCCAGGTTCGCTTCCAGCCTCTGGATTCGGTCCTCGGCGGAGCCGTGTCTTTCTTGAGCCtacaattaaaatacaaatagCACGATCCTGTTTGCACAGGAAACGTTTAGTCATCCTCGTGCTGTCTGTTAAAGTTCATGTTCGACGTGAGTCTCTATACAGTGTCCTCTAATAGGTGCCAGATATTTAAAACCAATATAATCATCTAAAATTCACTAAACAAGTGAGTTCCAAAAGAACAATTAAAGCAAACAAAACCGAAACATCTAAAATCACACTGACACGTCAAATTTGAAGATCAAGAAAAGTTCGTCGAACATGCCATCGCTTTCGCATGATTTTAAACAGTCACAATTGGTGTTCATCGTTCATGCTCTACAGAAACATTTACCGAACTCCAATCCTGCTGTTAAATCCAGGCAACTATTTCCTCGCTGTTATCCTGATTAAAAACATGCAACATCGGCATTCAACTTTTAGATGTTAAAATTTAAGTTTCCTAAAGTCACTTGGTGATGACAAAAAATCAGCGACAAGAAAAATCATCGATAATGCTCAAGGCTCACTTGCTACAACTGttctaaaacaaaatttcatctaGTACATCGAAAGCACTATTTTGGCAACACTGACGTATTATCGGACATAGAAAACGTGTCGGCGCTGCTCATCCCGACCTTCCAGCATTAGCACCATTCTACGTTGCCATCCTGGAAGGTCCGACGAAACTGAGAGTAGTTCTGAAAGACCCGCTTCGACGAGTGCACATTTacacaaaagaaaacaacTATCAACGTGTTCGGTACCAATCGATAAACGGTGCTAATATATTTAAGACACATTACAAGGAGAAAAAGAGAAGTGAGCTGAGAGCTTCGTACCTGAGGTCTCACCTGAGTCAGCGCCTCCATGCGCTGCTTCAGCTGCTCCTCCATCTCAGGTAACTTCGAGTACTGGGCGAGTTTCTGTTCGGCCAATTCCAATTTCTCTTGTATTGCAGCGATCTTCTCCTCTTGCAACTGCACGCgagattattattagaaaacgTATCTGTTTTGCAAGGTCGACATCTAATTATAATAACTGTTTACTTAAGCGAGTTTATAAATTCTCCATGCCGAACAGATAATAACTCTTATTTATCGAACTGGAAAATTTACTTGTGCACTTTAGCATCTATAAAATACCTTCAGTTGCGCTTCTTTGTGCTGCAACTCTTGCTCCAGTTTCTCGTTCAAGTCGTGCAGCGACGTCGACTCCCTCTGGGCGTTCAGGTAGCGTTTCTCCAACGTGGCGATCCTCTCCTCCTGGTCTTCCTTCTGGGCGACGTTCTCCCTCAAGTCCCGCTGCAGCTTCGAATTGGCGTCTTGCGCTTTGAGGAGGTCTTTCTGGGACTTGGCCAGGTTGTCTTCGAGCTCGCCCAGGCGGTTCTGCATCTCCGCCACTCGCCTTTGCCAGTTGCTGATCTCTCCAGTCTGTTCGAGACGAGACGCCATTTATTGTTTGGATTTTTGGTCGTGACGATAAATTATTGTGTGACGTGAATGCTCGTTTTTAGTTATGACAGATTTGACTCACTTGCTGTTCCAGTGCTGCCTGAAGATCGGCTATCCTGGCCGCGGTGTCAGTCTCCGGATCCACCCCTCCGTTTGTGAGCCGCGGCTTCGACGCTGCCTAAAGTCCCACAACAACATGCCACATCACAACATCTATTATTAAACATGCAACGAAATATATTAATTATAACAGTTTATACATGAGAATGTCCCCTCTTGTTAAGTCGCTGCGGCTTTTAAAAGCTTAAAAAAGCTGCCGACAAGCTTCGAAGTATTCAACATTTTTCTA contains the following coding sequences:
- the Liprin-alpha gene encoding liprin-alpha-1 isoform X2 translates to MWNMMCDVMPTISEDSISQRSSQFSGEDANFEQLMVSMLDERDKLMDSLRETQERLGETEMKLADVEKERDSLQRQIAANLPQEFATLTKELNAAREQLLEREEEISELKAERNNTRLLLEHLECLVSRHERSLRMTVVKRQAAAQSGVSSEVEVLKALKSLFEHHKALDEKVRERLRVALERNSSLEEELASTKEELQQYKQGVIPSNVPAVEDKPKENGQVELGDQVLNVNNKAASKPRLTNGGVDPETDTAARIADLQAALEQQTGEISNWQRRVAEMQNRLGELEDNLAKSQKDLLKAQDANSKLQRDLRENVAQKEDQEERIATLEKRYLNAQRESTSLHDLNEKLEQELQHKEAQLKLQEEKIAAIQEKLELAEQKLAQYSKLPEMEEQLKQRMEALTQVRPQAQERHGSAEDRIQRLEANLDEKNAELMRLNQRLKMNEDHNSRLSATVDKLLSESNDRLQDHLKERMHALQEKNNLTQELEKTRKMMEDLETQKSEIMKELSKSRLEIDNVKRQMLQQEIAYNIQQTDALTRSLSPNAVDPNSFSRSASHSSFDTHSLPRRPNKSRTPIEEDPNKMPFGSRSMAEHEWEKLQQAHVLANVQQAFDVSSDAEGDDNDSIFSTADMLSPSGHTDAQTLAMMLQEQLDAINNEIRLIQEEKQNTEARAEELESRVGSMEHMNLLARGRSLERQSPPVSGRSTPKSHHSPQRDYMHKYHTAPASMSPAHLQQYHSTLSPGALSESLPSSQLQLAPLSSEMSREEMHMGDSSSGGGASPLTARSLRLERVAQALAHSQEELRRRTGGSSLPPGVTYSVFRQGQTHTPPSPLSSRHSSQESLHKNTISGVPRDVSAAAVAAAAAAQKKKGIKSSLGRFFSKKEKVKGKEVGSESTLNLSQTSIGMPDGDLSDSMSVSGKLGQKGDFDRRQKKKERDYRHELLAEAMKAGTPFALWNGPTIVAWLELWVGMPAWYVAACRANVKSGAIMSALSDTEIQREIGISNPLHRLKLRLAIQEMVSLTSPSAPKTSRTTLAFGDMNHEWIGNSWLPALGLPQYRTTFMECLVDARMLDHLTKKDLRGQLKMVDSFHRTSLQFGISCLKRLNYDRNLLEERRKNSENTLQDVIVWSNERIIRWVSSIGLKEYGNNLLESGVHGALIALDESFDANSMALTLQIPTQNTQARQTLEVEFSSLIRVATERRADDLVRS
- the Liprin-alpha gene encoding liprin-alpha-1 isoform X6 — encoded protein: MWNMMCDVMPTISEDSISQRSSQFSGEDANFEQLMVSMLDERDKLMDSLRETQERLGETEMKLADVEKERDSLQRQIAANLPQEFATLTKELNAAREQLLEREEEISELKAERNNTRLLLEHLECLVSRHERSLRMTVVKRQAAAQSGVSSEVEVLKALKSLFEHHKALDEKVRERLRVALERNSSLEEELASTKEELQQYKQGVIPSNVPAVEDKPKENGQVELGDQVLNVNNKAASKPRLTNGGVDPETDTAARIADLQAALEQQTGEISNWQRRVAEMQNRLGELEDNLAKSQKDLLKAQDANSKLQRDLRENVAQKEDQEERIATLEKRYLNAQRESTSLHDLNEKLEQELQHKEAQLKLQEEKIAAIQEKLELAEQKLAQYSKLPEMEEQLKQRMEALTQVRPQAQERHGSAEDRIQRLEANLDEKNAELMRLNQRLKMNEDHNSRLSATVDKLLSESNDRLQDHLKERMHALQEKNNLTQELEKTRKMMEDLETQKSEIMKELSKSRLEIDNVKRQMLQQEIAYNIQQTDALTRSLSPNAVDPNSFSRSASHSSFDTHSLPRRPNKSRTPIEEDPNKMPFGSRSMAEHEWEKLQQAHVLANVQQAFDVSSDAEGDDNDSIFSTADMLSPSGHTDAQTLAMMLQEQLDAINNEIRLIQEEKQNTEARAEELESRVGSMEHMNLLARGRSLERQSPPVSGRSTPKSHHSPQRDYMHKYHTAPASMSPAHLQQYHSTLSPGALSESLPSSQLQLAPLSSEMSREEMHMGDSSSGGGASPLTARSLRLERVAQALAHSQEELRRRTGGSSLPPGVTYSVFRQGQTHTPPSPLSSRHSSQESLHKNTISGVPRDVSAAAVAAAAAAQKKKGIKSSLGRFFSKKEKVKGKEVGSESTLNLSQTSIGMPDGDLSDSMSVSGKLGQKGDFDRRQKKKHELLAEAMKAGTPFALWNGPTIVAWLELWVGMPAWYVAACRANVKSGAIMSALSDTEIQREIGISNPLHRLKLRLAIQEMVSLTSPSAPKTSRTTLAFGDMNHEWIGNSWLPALGLPQYRTTFMECLVDARMLDHLTKKDLRGQLKMVDSFHRTSLQFGISCLKRLNYDRNLLEERRKNSENTLQDVIVWSNERIIRWVSSIGLKEYGNNLLESGVHGALIALDESFDANSMALTLQIPTQNTQARQTLEVEFSSLIRVATERRADDLVRS
- the Liprin-alpha gene encoding liprin-alpha-1 isoform X11 produces the protein MWNMMCDVMPTISEDSISQRSSQFSGEDANFEQLMVSMLDERDKLMDSLRETQERLGETEMKLADVEKERDSLQRQIAANLPQEFATLTKELNAAREQLLEREEEISELKAERNNTRLLLEHLECLVSRHERSLRMTVVKRQAAAQSGVSSEVEVLKALKSLFEHHKALDEKVRERLRVALERNSSLEEELASTKEELQQYKQGVIPSNVPAVEDKPKENGQVELGDQVLNVNNKAASKPRLTNGGVDPETDTAARIADLQAALEQQTGEISNWQRRVAEMQNRLGELEDNLAKSQKDLLKAQDANSKLQRDLRENVAQKEDQEERIATLEKRYLNAQRESTSLHDLNEKLEQELQHKEAQLKLQEEKIAAIQEKLELAEQKLAQYSKLPEMEEQLKQRMEALTQVRPQAQERHGSAEDRIQRLEANLDEKNAELMRLNQRLKMNEDHNSRLSATVDKLLSESNDRLQDHLKERMHALQEKNNLTQELEKTRKMMEDLETQKSEIMKELSKSRLEIDNVKRQMLQQEIAYNIQQTDALTRSLSPNAVDPNSFSRSASHSSFDTHSLPRRPNKSRTPIEEDPNKMPFGSRSMAEHEWEKLQQAHVLANVQQAFDVSSDAEGDDNDSIFSTADMLSPSGHTDAQTLAMMLQEQLDAINNEIRLIQEEKQNTEARAEELESRVGSMEHMNLLARGRSLERQSPPVSGRSTPKSHHSPQRDYMHKYHTLQLAPLSSEMSREEMHMGDSSSGGGASPLTARSLRLERVAQALAHSQEELRRRTGGSSLPPGVTYSVFRQGQTHTPPSPLSSRHSSQESLHKNTISGVPRDVSAAAVAAAAAAQKKKGIKSSLGRFFSKKEKVKGKEVGSESTLNLSQTSIGMPDGDLSDSMSVSGKLGQKGDFDRRQKKKWVERDYRHELLAEAMKAGTPFALWNGPTIVAWLELWVGMPAWYVAACRANVKSGAIMSALSDTEIQREIGISNPLHRLKLRLAIQEMVSLTSPSAPKTSRTTLAFGDMNHEWIGNSWLPALGLPQYRTTFMECLVDARMLDHLTKKDLRGQLKMVDSFHRTSLQFGISCLKRLNYDRNLLEERRKNSENTLQDVIVWSNERIIRWVSSIGLKEYGNNLLESGVHGALIALDESFDANSMALTLQIPTQNTQARQTLEVEFSSLIRVATERRADDLVRS